The sequence below is a genomic window from Candidatus Hydrogenedentota bacterium.
GTCCGTCGCCGAGCGGATGCGGGTGCTGCTGGACGGGTTCGGGCGCGCGCTGCCGGACGAAGATTTCGCGGAGCTGGTGGACGCGCTGGAGCGGATGGAGCTGGAATACAGCCCCAATCCCGCCCCCGGCGCGGCGGAAGCCCTGCGCGCGCTCCACGGGAAATACAAACTGGCCATCGTCTCCGACGCCATCTTCACGCCGGGCAAGAACCTCCGCACGCTGCTCGACAGCGCCGGAATGCTCTCCTGCTTCGACTACTTCGTCTTCTCCGACGAAATCGGCCACTCCAAGCCGCACCCCTCGGTCTTTGAGGCGGTGTCGGGGCATTTCGGCGTGACGCTGGACTCGCTGGTCCACATTGGCGACCGGCCGCACAACGACCTCGGCGGCCCGCACGCCGTCGGCGCGCGCGGGGTGCTCCTGACCGTGGTGAAGGACCGCCCGCTGGAGGGGCACGTCCCCGACGCCGTCTGCGCGAACTACGCCGACCTGCCCGCGATCCTGGCGGGGATGGAGTAGGGCTGGGCAGGCTGTCCGCTGATTGCCGGTTAGGCTTTGGCGGAGGATTGAAGCGCTGGCGGGAACGAGGTTGCTTCGCTTCGCTCGCAATGACGCGTTGAAAACCGGTTCACCGCAAGACCGCCGCTTCCCGCGTCATTGCGAGCCGGCCGCCCCGGCCGACGCGGCAATCTCTTGTCGGAACGCCTCCGTTTCGCGGCGGATTGCAGCCCTTCGCCGGCCCGTCAGACGGACGGAAGCAGCACCACGTAGAACAGCACGCCGAAGAAGTGGAAGGTGGTCCCCGCCAGCACGAAGCCGTGCCAGATGGCGTGGTTGTAGGGGATGCGGTCGCAGATGTAGAAGAACACCCCGACCGTGTAGGCCAGCCCGCCCAGGGCCATGAGAATGAGCCCGCCCGTCGGCACGGCGGCGATGACCGGCTTGATGGCCACGAGGGCGGTCCACCCCATGAGCAGGTACATGGCCGTCGAGACCTTGTCCCATTTGCCGACGAAAAATGCCTTGAAGGCGCACCCGACCACGGCCATGCCCCATATGACCCCGAAGAGGCTCCATCCCCACGCGCCGCGCAGGGACACCAGCAGGAAGGGCGTGTAGGTGCCCGCGATGAGCAGGTAGATGGCCGAGTGATCCAGCTTGCGGAAGAATCTCTTGACACTTCCGGCGGGGATGGCATGGTAGAGCGTGGAGCACAGGTACAGGAGGATCATGGAGACGCCAAACACCACGGCGCTCCAAATTTTCCAGGCGTCCCCCGTCCACGCCGCCAGCAGCGTCAGCGCCGTGAGCCCGGCGGCGCTCAAGAGCGCACCGGTTCCGTGTGTGACAGCGTTGGCCACCTCTTCCCGGAAGGAATAATGCTTTTCAGACATGCGCACCAGTCTTTCTAGTAGCGAAACACGGGGGAAGTATACCAAATTCCAGCATCCTTCGGCCCGGGGTCTGCCGGGCGGAGGGTTCATTCCGCGCGCACCTGCCCCGCGCGGGCGGAGGCTACGGAGTGGACGGCGTGGCAGCGGGGGCAGCGGACGCGGGGGTGGGCGTATTCCGGGGGAATTTTCAGTTTTGCGCCGCAGGGGCAGGTGATGAAGAGGAAATGGTTCATCCGGCGGACGAGGTCGCCGGCGTCGCGGGCGCGGGCCACCCGGATTTCCGGGGTGTCGGGCGCCGCCGCCGGGCGCGGCTGCTGGAACACGGCCGCCGCGGCCGCAGGCAGGGGAATGCGGTCGGCCCCGGACGCGGGACGGGCGGCGGGGCGCGCCGCAGGGGCGGCCCCGGACGCGGCGAGCAGGGAGGCGGGCATTTTGGCCCCGCCGCTGTCCAGCCGTCCCCAGGCGTCCGCGTAGGTCTTGTAGGAGACGCCGCCTGCCATGCCCCGGAGAACGGCGATGCGCTTCTCGACCGGCGGGTGGGTGCTGGTGAGCGAGGAGAACGCGGCCCCCTCGGGCGTGAGGGGGTTGATGATGTACATGGGGGCGGTCACCCGGTTCTTGGACTCCAGCGCGGCGTTCCCGGAGATTTCCTCAAGCGCCGAGGCGAGCCCCTCGGGGTAGCGCGTGAGCACGGCGGCCCCGGCGTCGGCGAGGTATTCCCTGCGCCGGGAGCAGGCGAAGTAGATGAGCTGGGCGAGCAGCGGCGCGACAATCATCAGCACGAGGGAAACGAGGAACAGGACGAGCAGGTACGCGCCGCCGCCCTGGGACTTGGAGGAGCGGTAGCGGCGGGTGCCCGACATGCGCAGGCTGTGGGCCGTCATGCGGTAGAAGAGGTCCGTCAGCATGATGATCGTGCCCGCCATGACGCCCATCATGGTCATGTAGAGCACGTCGCGGTGGACGATGTGGCTGATTTCGTGGGCGATGACGCCCTGGAGCTGGTCGCGGTTGAGCCGCGCCAGAAGCCCCGCCGTCACGGCCACGGAGGCGTGCTGCGGGTCGCGCCCGGCGGCGAAGGCGTTCAGCCCCATGTCCTCGATCAGGTAAATCTCCGGCGGTTTCGGCAGCATGGCCGCGATGGACATCTCCTCGACCACGTTGAAGAGCTGCGGGCTGTCGGCCTTGGAGAGCTTTTTCGCGCCGCTGGCGGCCATGAGCATCTGGGCGCCCGCGGTGTAGGCGGTGAGGGCCTGCACGCCCCAAACGCCCAGGGCGACGGCCATGCCGATGAGGCCGCCGGGGGTGAAGGTGAGGCGGAGCGCGCGCGTCCCGTCCAGTGCGACGACCTGGTCGTCCACGGCGGGGTACACGGCGAAGCCGATGGCGTAGCCCACGGCCAGCATGAGCGCCAGCATCACGAGCAACAGGACCACCGACCTGCGCTTGTTCGCCCGGATCAGTTCAAACATGGGCGGTCACTCCCGGCGCGCCGCGGGGTTCAGGAAAAGCTCACCTTGGGGACCTCGCGCTCCGCGGGGACCTCGATCTCGAAGAACTCCGACTTGCCGAAGCCGAACATGCCCGCGACGATGTTGCCGGGGAACATTTCGACCTGGTTGTTGAAGGTCATCACGGCGTCGTTGTAGGCCTGCCGCGAGAAGCCGATGCGGTTCTCCGTGGAGGTCAGCTCCTCCTGCAGGGCGAGGAAGTTCTGGTTCGCCTTGAGATCGGGGTACTGCTCGACCACAACGAAGAAATTGCTCAGAGCCTGGCTCAGGCCGCCCTCGGCCTTGGACTGCGCGCCCACGCCCGACGCCCCGGCGGCGAGGTTGCGCGCGCGGGTCACGCTCTCCAGCGTCTCCCGCTCGTGGTTCATGTAGCCCTTCGCCGTCTCGATCAGGTTCGGGATCAGGTCGTGCCGCCGCTTCAACTGCACGTCAATCTGCGACCACGCGTTCTTCACCGCGTTGCGCAGGCGGATGAGGCCGTTGTACACGCCGATGACCCACAGCGCCAGCACCAGCACAATGCCCCCGACAACCGCCAGTCCGATCAGCATGCTCATGGTGTGCTCTCCCCTTGTTGGGTGTTGCCGGGACCGCCCGCTTTCGGGGTCGCCCCGTCCGTCTCCGCGTCCATCCCGGCGGCGAACACGCCGCCGAGCCATTCCACAACCTTCGCGCCGTCCGTCCGGCCCCGCGCCAGCACCGCCGCCAGCTCGTTCCGGTCAAACCAGACCCCGTGCCCGCGCGGGCACGCGTCCCACACGACCGGCGGCGCGGTGACCGTGGCGCGCTTCTCCATCCACGCGCGGCAGATGGGGCACTTTCTCCGGGCCTCGGCGCAGTCCGGCATCGCCCGTGACTCCGGGGGCGCGTCCAACCCGCCCGTGAGCTGCGACAGGTGTTCCAGCTCCCCGGCGTCGAGCCACACCCCGCCGCAGTCGGCGCAGTGGTCCGCCTCCACCTGGAGGTACTCCACCGAGATCAGCGGGCTCCTGCATGCGGGACAATTCATGCGGCGAAAACTCCCCGTCCGGCGACCCGCGCCGGAACGTGTTCATTCTACACGTTTTCCGGCGGGGCTTCGAGATTTCCGTTCATTCCGCCTTTTGCGCGGGCAGGAGGGCGTCCATTTCCGCCCACACCTTCGCGCGCTCTTCCTCCGTGAGGGCGGCCCCCGCCAGCATGGACCGGATGGTCTCGTCATCCGCCGGGAACCGGGCATAGGTTAGCGCGCCCGTCTTCTTTCCCGTGTCCGCGGCGGGCGGCGCGTAGTACGCCAGCGTGCGTACCCCCTCCGCCTCCCAGCACAGAACGGGCACCTTAATCTCAACGGGGGAGTCCGGGTTCAGCCGGAGCGCCTCGCGGGTGAACCCCGCGCCGTGGCGCGCGACCGCGGCCGCGTAAAAGCGTTTCCGCGCCTCGTCCGGCGGGGCGGGGATGCCCGTCCACATCAGGACATACTCGTACAGTTTCCCGTCCTTGAACCCCAGGTCGGCGGTGCAGGACGTCCCCAGCAGCGGGTCCTTGTCCCAGTGCAGCAGCAGCCCGCCCGGCTGGTCGGGAACGGGCCTCTCCTCCGGTTTCGCCACATCGCTGTACATCGCGTCCGGATGCGCCTTCAGCACATCCGCAAAGGGCGTGCCCGGTGCCAGGGCCGCCAGCATCGCCGCCAGCCCGTCCGCGGGCGCCGTGGCCGCAACGCCCAGCGCCGTCACCAGGGAAGCCGCAAGGCACAACATGATGTGGTGTTTCATAGTGGACAGCTCCGGGAAGCCGCTAGGGTAACAGGCCGGGGCAGGGGATTTCATTTTCCCTGATTGACTTCCCCCGGCGGGCGGCCTTATCGTGGTGTCCACCACAACCGAGAGGATGCACGCCGTGAAAGCCAGACATGCCGTTTCGCGCCGGAGGTTTTTGGGGACAAGTCTCGCCGTGGCCGGGTTTCCGACGATCATCCCGGGGTCGGCGCTGGGGCTGAACGGGGCGGTGGCGGCGTCGGAGCGGGTGGTGCTGGGGTCCATCGGCGTGGGGGACCGGGGCCGGGCGATTCTGGAGGGGGCGCTCCAGTGCAGGGAGGCGCAGGTGGTGGGGGTGTGCGATGTGAAGGCGAACTGCCGCGAGGCGGCGACGGCGCTCATCAACGACTTCTACGGGAACCAGGACTGCTTCGCCGTGAAGGACCATGCGGAACTGCTGGCGAAGCCGGACATTGACGGGGTGATCGTTGCGTAGTGCGACCACTGGCACGTGCTGCACGCCCTCGCGGCGACCCGGCTGGGCAAGGGGGTGTATGTGGAGAAACCCATGGGCTGCACGGTCGCCGAGGACCAGGCGCTGCGCGCGGCGGTCCAGAAACACGGGACCGTGTTCCAGTTCGGCACGCAGCAGCGGTCGGACGGCAAGTTCCACGATGCCTGCTCGCTGGTGCGGATGGGGGCCATCGGCGAGCTGCACACCGTCTATGTGTGGGCGCCGCCGAGCGTGGCGGGCGCGCCGACCCAGGAGGCCCCGGTGCCCGAGACGCTGGACTACGAGCGCTGGCTGGGGCCCGCGCCGTTCAAGCCCTACACGCTGGAACGCGACTCGAACAAGTGGTGGTGGCACATCTCCGACTACGCCCTCGGGTTCATCGCGGGCTGGGGCATCCACCCGGCGGACATCGCCTACTGGGGCGCGGGGGACGCCGTGCGGACGCCGTTCATCGTGGAGGGCGTGGGCCGCTACCCGGTCGGGGAGGTCTGCGACACGGCGACGGACTGGAAGGCCACCTTTTCCTACGACAGCGGGCTGGTCATCGAGTTCCGCGCCGCCCCGGGACCCCGGGACTGGGTGGACCGGTTCCAGGCGCGCCCGGACCACGGAACGGCCTTTGTGGGCTCGGAGGGCTGGATCCAGGTGAACCGGAGCGGCATGACCTGCTTCCCGGAGAGCGTCGCCAAGAAGGACATCAAGGACTCGCCGCTGTTCAAGAGCACGCACCACATGCGCGACTACGTGCACGCGATCCGTGACAAGCGGCAGACCGTCGCGCCGATAGGGGAGGCGGTGCAGTCAGACCTCTTCTGCCAGGTGGCCGACATCGCCCTGCGCGTGGGGAAGCCCCTGCGCTGGGATCCCGCCGCGGAGCGCTTCGAGAACTCCGACGAGGCGAACGCCCGGCTCTCGCGGCCCATGCGCGCGCCCTGGTCGCTCGAGGGCTGACCCCCGCGTCACTCGCCGTACAGCAGCTCCACCGGGAAGCGCAGCACCCAGGTGCGGGCGAGGCCGTTCTGCCGCCGGTCTCCGGCGCACTGCGCCAGCAGCACGCGGCCGTCCACAAACTCCAGGGCGGTGTAGCAGTACCAGCCGTTCGGGTCGGCGGAGAGATTGCGCCGGCCGGTCCAGGACTTCCCGTCGTCCTTTGACAAGGCGACGGTGATGGGGGTGCGCGCCTTGGCCAGCTCGGGCGCGATGCCCTCGTGGTCGTTCCACACCGCCAGCAGATCACCCGTGGCGGGGATGCGCTTGATGCTTGCGGGGGAAAGCGGCGATTTGAGGTCGCCGGGCACGGGGTCGGTCCATTTGGACCCGCCGTCGTCGGACCACGACAGGTACTGGCTTCCCCTGTCCGTGCGGATGAACATCATGAGCCGCCCTTCCTTCAGCTCGACCACCCCCGGCTCCTGAAGCGTGACCCGCTTGTTGTACATCACGGACTCCGAGGGCCGCCACGTCGCGCCGTCGTCGTCGGAAAGAAAGCAGACCATGTGCGCCCGCGCGTCCATGCCCTTCCCCGCCCAGTCATGGCGCGCGGCGGGAATGACGATCCGCCCGCTCTTGAGGCGGACGATCCGGTCGTTGTTGACAACGTAGTAGCTGACCGGGGACTCCACGATGCACAGGGGCTCGCCCCAGGTGGCGCCCTCGTCGGCGGAGACGCGCAGATAGGGACGGCAGTCCTGCTCGGAGTTCTTGCGCAGGTAGAACAGGCCGATGCCGCCGCCGCCCATCCGCAGGAGGGACACGGACATGATGTTCATGCCCCCCTCGTTGGGCAGGACCACCGTGTCCTCGCCGGTCCACGTTTTGCCGCCGTCGGCGGACACGCGGCCCGCCAGGAAGGCCGTGTCATGGTCGCCGCCGCCGCCGGTGAATTTGGTGTACACGAAGAGGATGCGCCCGTCCTTGAGGGGCAGAAAGGCCCCCTCAGAGTTGCGGGGGTTGTCCGGTCCCGGCGGCAGGTCAAGCACCCGCTCCACGCCGGGAAGAAGCTCCCAGTCCAACGCGGGGGCGGCGGGGGCGGCGAGCGCAAGCAGGGCCAGTGCGGAAAGAAGGAAGTGGCGTGCGGTCATGGGGTGTCCTTTCTAAACGGTTGCGCGGACGAAGGCGCGGCAGGGCGCGCCGTCGCCCCCGGCGATGGGCAGGGGCAGCACGACAAACTCACAGGGGCCCGCCGGAACCCCCGCCAGACGCAGCCCCTCCACAACGGGAATGCCCGCGCCGAGGAGGATTTGGTGGGTTGGCCCGGTGTCGCCGTGGGCCCCGACCGAATAGCCGTCCACCCCGACCAGCCGAGCCCCGTCCGCGACCAGCCGCTCCGCGGCGTCCGGGGCGACGGCGACGAAATCTGTGTCGAAGGGGGCGTTCTCCGGCCGCAGGGAGTTTCGCGTCTTGAAGAGCACCCTGCGGGGCAGGGGGGATGCCGGAAGATGTTCGGCCCGCACGGCATCCGCATTCAGAACTTCCACCACCAGCGCCTCCCCGAAAAACAACTCCGGGTCCAGTTCATCCACCCGGAGGCCGTCCGGGCAGAAGTGCCAGGGGGCGTCGAGGTGCGTGCCCAGATGCGTCGAGAGAGTCAGCCGGGTCAGGTTGCACGAGTCCCCGTCCCCAATGGAGGCCACGGGGACGGACTCAAACGCGGGGTCGCCGGGCCAGACGGGCATGCCCGGCGTGAGCTTCATGGAGACATCCATCCACTTCGGCATTGCGTCCCTTTCCAGCAGGCGAACCGGCCATCGGCCCCCTATCCTACGGGTCCGGCGGGCCGGGGTCAACCCGTCCGCCGGGGTCTTATTGTCTGGACAGCAGAGAAAGCCCGTCCAGACGCTTGTTTTGGGGGGGCGTTTTCTTTAGAATGGGGTCGTCAAGCTGTGGAGTAGGGTTTCTATCGTGTCATTATGTCCAAAATGCACTTATGAAAACCCGCCCAGCGCGATTCGGTGTGAGCGGTGCGACACTTGGCTCCTTGCCTCCTCCCAGGGGGCCACGCGACCCGGATTGCCGCCGGACGGGGAACATCTGTACAAGCCCGGAGATGTAATCGCCGGTCGCTATGCGGTTGTGGAGATGATCGGCCGGGGGGGGGTCGGGTGCATCTACAAGGTTCAGGACAACATTCTTGAGGAGACGGTTGTCCTGAAGATACTCCTGCCGAGTTTCGTCAGCGACAAGTCCATGGTGGACCGGTTTCTGAACGAGGCGCGCATCGCGCGCAAGCTGACACACCCCCACATTGTGCGCATCCACGACGTGGGCCGGGTGGAGCAGACGGTTTTCATCTCCATGGAGCTGATCGAGGGCCGGTCGCTGCGCGAGCTGTTGGACCACCTGAAACCCGGGGAGCGCCCCCCGCTGCTGGACGCGCTCCGGATCGTGGACGAGCTCTGCTCGGCGCTGGAATACGCCCACCAGTTCACGGTGCACCGGGACATCAAGCCCGAAAACATCATGCTGAACAAGGGCGGGCGGGTGAAGCTGATGGACTTCGGCATCTCCAAGCTCAAGGGGAGCACGCAGTACACCAGCATTTCGACGGTCATGGGCACCCCGTACTACATGTCCCCGGAGCAGCTTCGGGACAGCCACGACGTGGACCAGCGGGCCGATGTTTTCAGCACGGGCGTGGTGCTGTACGAGCTGCTGACAGGCTACCGCCCGACGGGGATCCCGAAGCCCGCGTCGGAAATGGCCCGGGACGTGCCCCCGCTGATGGACACGATCATCTCGCACTGCGTGGAGCCCGACCGCGACAAGCGCTTCCAGAACGCCACAGAAGTCCGCACGGCGATCCAGCCCGTCCTGCAGGTGCTGCGGGAGGGGAAGGACCCCATGTTTGTGTTTGGCGGGCGGGTGCCCGCACAGGCAGGGTCCCCCGCCGGGCCCGCCCCGTCCCACGGGCCGATGCAGACACCCCCGTCGCTCTCCGCCGGGCCCCAGCACACGCCCCCACGGCCGGCCGGGGTGTCCGGGCCGCAGCATACGCCCCCGCAGCCGGCGACGATGCCCGCGTCCCATCTGCCCTCGCCCGCGCCGGGCGCGCCGAACGGCGGGGCAAAGCGCGATTCCAAGGAACGGGCGCCCGCGGCAAATGGAAAGAACAAGCCGGACAGCATGCCGCAGCTCGACCCGGCCCTGCGCGAGGTCGCGCTGGCGTCTTTCGACAGCCCCTCCATCCGGATGAGCAAGCCCAAGAAGAAGCGCCGCGAGAAGGCGGGCCCCGGGAAGATCATGCTGGCCGGGTGCATGGTGGTGGCGGCCCTGCTCATGACGTATTGGAGCGGGGAATACGTCGTGGCGCGTTTCAATGAGATACGGAAGCCGGCGCAGCCCAAGGTGGCCGTGCGGGTCAACCCCGCAGAGGCCATGCTTGACCGAAAAGACCCGCCCATGCAGGTGCTGGAGGCGGCCCTCGCCTTCGAGCGGGAGCATCACACGCCGGAAAGCGGCGAGATGCTGGCGCGGGCGCGGGCCTATTTCATCGAGGACGCGACACGCCGCCTTAACACGGTCCCCTTTTCGGCGAAGGCCATGAACGCCGTTTCGGCGGAGGTCGCGCAAGTCTCCCTTATGGACACGCATCCGGACACCCAGAACCTCCGGAACCATGTGGACGGCGAGCTTTCCTGCCACAAGTTCATGCTGAAAAGCGCGGAGGAGGGGAAAAGCGCCGTGTTCATCCTGAACAACTCCCGCATCCCCGAATCCGAGCAGACCGTTTCGGAGGGCGACCTGCTTCAGGGGCGCTTCCTGGTGAAGAAGGTCGGCCCCCGTCACGTCACGCTGGAGGACACCCTGGTGAAGTCCCCGTCCGGCAC
It includes:
- a CDS encoding HAD family hydrolase, which codes for MSNRPIGAVTFDLWDCLFHDDSDEPKRAAAGLPPKPVARRDLLHRLLSKHAHTDRVLSDLAFDVSDAAFRKVWHDQHVTWSVAERMRVLLDGFGRALPDEDFAELVDALERMELEYSPNPAPGAAEALRALHGKYKLAIVSDAIFTPGKNLRTLLDSAGMLSCFDYFVFSDEIGHSKPHPSVFEAVSGHFGVTLDSLVHIGDRPHNDLGGPHAVGARGVLLTVVKDRPLEGHVPDAVCANYADLPAILAGME
- a CDS encoding hemolysin III family protein, producing the protein MSEKHYSFREEVANAVTHGTGALLSAAGLTALTLLAAWTGDAWKIWSAVVFGVSMILLYLCSTLYHAIPAGSVKRFFRKLDHSAIYLLIAGTYTPFLLVSLRGAWGWSLFGVIWGMAVVGCAFKAFFVGKWDKVSTAMYLLMGWTALVAIKPVIAAVPTGGLILMALGGLAYTVGVFFYICDRIPYNHAIWHGFVLAGTTFHFFGVLFYVVLLPSV
- a CDS encoding M48 family metalloprotease, with amino-acid sequence MFELIRANKRRSVVLLLVMLALMLAVGYAIGFAVYPAVDDQVVALDGTRALRLTFTPGGLIGMAVALGVWGVQALTAYTAGAQMLMAASGAKKLSKADSPQLFNVVEEMSIAAMLPKPPEIYLIEDMGLNAFAAGRDPQHASVAVTAGLLARLNRDQLQGVIAHEISHIVHRDVLYMTMMGVMAGTIIMLTDLFYRMTAHSLRMSGTRRYRSSKSQGGGAYLLVLFLVSLVLMIVAPLLAQLIYFACSRRREYLADAGAAVLTRYPEGLASALEEISGNAALESKNRVTAPMYIINPLTPEGAAFSSLTSTHPPVEKRIAVLRGMAGGVSYKTYADAWGRLDSGGAKMPASLLAASGAAPAARPAARPASGADRIPLPAAAAAVFQQPRPAAAPDTPEIRVARARDAGDLVRRMNHFLFITCPCGAKLKIPPEYAHPRVRCPRCHAVHSVASARAGQVRAE
- a CDS encoding LemA family protein; its protein translation is MLIGLAVVGGIVLVLALWVIGVYNGLIRLRNAVKNAWSQIDVQLKRRHDLIPNLIETAKGYMNHERETLESVTRARNLAAGASGVGAQSKAEGGLSQALSNFFVVVEQYPDLKANQNFLALQEELTSTENRIGFSRQAYNDAVMTFNNQVEMFPGNIVAGMFGFGKSEFFEIEVPAEREVPKVSFS
- a CDS encoding exo-alpha-sialidase gives rise to the protein MTARHFLLSALALLALAAPAAPALDWELLPGVERVLDLPPGPDNPRNSEGAFLPLKDGRILFVYTKFTGGGGDHDTAFLAGRVSADGGKTWTGEDTVVLPNEGGMNIMSVSLLRMGGGGIGLFYLRKNSEQDCRPYLRVSADEGATWGEPLCIVESPVSYYVVNNDRIVRLKSGRIVIPAARHDWAGKGMDARAHMVCFLSDDDGATWRPSESVMYNKRVTLQEPGVVELKEGRLMMFIRTDRGSQYLSWSDDGGSKWTDPVPGDLKSPLSPASIKRIPATGDLLAVWNDHEGIAPELAKARTPITVALSKDDGKSWTGRRNLSADPNGWYCYTALEFVDGRVLLAQCAGDRRQNGLARTWVLRFPVELLYGE
- a CDS encoding cyclase family protein, which translates into the protein MPKWMDVSMKLTPGMPVWPGDPAFESVPVASIGDGDSCNLTRLTLSTHLGTHLDAPWHFCPDGLRVDELDPELFFGEALVVEVLNADAVRAEHLPASPLPRRVLFKTRNSLRPENAPFDTDFVAVAPDAAERLVADGARLVGVDGYSVGAHGDTGPTHQILLGAGIPVVEGLRLAGVPAGPCEFVVLPLPIAGGDGAPCRAFVRATV
- a CDS encoding protein kinase: MIGRGGVGCIYKVQDNILEETVVLKILLPSFVSDKSMVDRFLNEARIARKLTHPHIVRIHDVGRVEQTVFISMELIEGRSLRELLDHLKPGERPPLLDALRIVDELCSALEYAHQFTVHRDIKPENIMLNKGGRVKLMDFGISKLKGSTQYTSISTVMGTPYYMSPEQLRDSHDVDQRADVFSTGVVLYELLTGYRPTGIPKPASEMARDVPPLMDTIISHCVEPDRDKRFQNATEVRTAIQPVLQVLREGKDPMFVFGGRVPAQAGSPAGPAPSHGPMQTPPSLSAGPQHTPPRPAGVSGPQHTPPQPATMPASHLPSPAPGAPNGGAKRDSKERAPAANGKNKPDSMPQLDPALREVALASFDSPSIRMSKPKKKRREKAGPGKIMLAGCMVVAALLMTYWSGEYVVARFNEIRKPAQPKVAVRVNPAEAMLDRKDPPMQVLEAALAFEREHHTPESGEMLARARAYFIEDATRRLNTVPFSAKAMNAVSAEVAQVSLMDTHPDTQNLRNHVDGELSCHKFMLKSAEEGKSAVFILNNSRIPESEQTVSEGDLLQGRFLVKKVGPRHVTLEDTLVKSPSGTPRALIARLMAPVE